From the genome of Polyangiaceae bacterium, one region includes:
- a CDS encoding AHH domain-containing protein, translated as MVRFIGMLWPLFLHGTQRFASAFVPWLMVVVMALSSVACAGAIPTDELTVQARWRFGVCTLDPDIEQNATSWAYPKPELPAVSNLHPYEYNRAILSSGVVYYYDPFAPAQSVKVLPIRLSALPCDRMHTVELRPALRRACSDSICKLAWPSAFDLPNGGTCSLEQTESTAPPISGNWFGQTEPTIRSTYFCNTEPLSPKNAPQRMLDKESEAAWLEGFFYGYRVSLLLTQAEADAQAFINKSDPWIVRLFKKDPGSVEAILQRLAAMLDAIPEPPQYETRHEAFYAADGYAAGARRGAAEVEATLILIEATAIVAEVALMELVLGPLGGANALRAALMRLRHIPVFIPGAAGGLGGFVRVAKATHTATLWSAWRLAANMKRAKILRPPGWATHHIVAHGDKRAIAAQKILAKFKIDLDEAVNGVFLPATKKTPNPTGATVHSTLHTNAYFEAVTKELEGLTTKKEVIAKLREIADQLTKGTFL; from the coding sequence ATGGTGCGCTTCATCGGCATGTTGTGGCCGCTTTTTCTGCACGGGACCCAGCGCTTCGCTTCCGCATTCGTTCCGTGGCTGATGGTCGTTGTCATGGCGCTCTCGAGCGTCGCGTGTGCCGGGGCGATACCGACCGACGAGCTGACCGTGCAAGCGAGATGGCGGTTTGGCGTATGCACGCTCGATCCGGATATCGAGCAGAATGCAACTTCGTGGGCGTATCCGAAGCCCGAGTTGCCAGCGGTATCGAATCTGCATCCGTACGAATACAATCGAGCCATTTTGTCGTCGGGCGTCGTGTATTATTACGATCCTTTTGCGCCTGCGCAGAGCGTGAAGGTCTTACCCATTCGGCTTTCGGCGCTTCCTTGCGACAGGATGCACACGGTCGAGCTACGTCCCGCGCTGCGTCGCGCGTGTTCGGATTCGATATGCAAGCTCGCATGGCCGAGCGCCTTCGACTTGCCGAATGGTGGGACATGCAGCCTCGAGCAAACGGAATCGACCGCGCCGCCGATATCGGGAAATTGGTTTGGTCAAACGGAGCCGACCATTCGGAGCACGTATTTTTGCAATACGGAGCCGCTGTCGCCGAAGAACGCGCCGCAGCGGATGCTCGACAAGGAGAGCGAAGCGGCGTGGCTGGAGGGATTTTTTTATGGCTACCGCGTATCGCTTTTGTTGACGCAGGCGGAAGCGGATGCGCAGGCGTTCATCAACAAGAGCGACCCGTGGATCGTGAGGCTTTTCAAGAAGGATCCGGGGTCTGTCGAGGCAATCTTGCAGCGGCTCGCGGCGATGCTCGATGCGATCCCCGAGCCGCCGCAATACGAGACGCGGCACGAGGCGTTTTACGCAGCGGATGGGTATGCGGCGGGGGCGCGGCGGGGCGCGGCGGAGGTCGAAGCGACGCTCATTTTGATCGAAGCGACGGCGATCGTCGCGGAAGTCGCCTTAATGGAGCTGGTGCTGGGCCCGCTTGGCGGTGCGAACGCGCTGCGCGCGGCGCTCATGCGATTGCGGCACATCCCGGTGTTCATCCCGGGTGCAGCGGGCGGTTTGGGAGGGTTCGTCCGGGTTGCGAAGGCGACGCACACGGCGACGTTGTGGTCGGCCTGGCGACTCGCAGCCAACATGAAACGCGCCAAGATCTTGCGTCCACCTGGTTGGGCCACGCATCACATCGTCGCCCATGGTGACAAGAGAGCAATCGCCGCACAGAAGATCCTGGCCAAGTTCAAGATTGACCTTGACGAGGCAGTCAACGGGGTTTTTCTTCCTGCAACCAAGAAGACGCCAAACCCAACCGGCGCCACGGTCCACTCGACGCTACATACGAACGCGTACTTCGAGGCGGTGACCAAAGAGCTGGAGGGCTTGACCACGAAGAAAGAAGTCATCGCCAAGCTGCGTGAAATCGCGGATCAACTCACCAAAGGAACGTTCCTGTGA
- a CDS encoding GNAT family N-acetyltransferase yields MPNLVVAAPNSELLTRVQEMWGVHRATLGFLPDGGFDEYAKAGAIIAAVDSGGRLLGYVLYRVSRKRIAAIAQLCVAPDARRRGIARQLFEGMKERVADCYEISLWCRQDFEANDVWPRLDFIPVGEKPGRGKERKPLTKWRYELQQLPLLAAISASTATDAVAVVIDANIFFDLDPDGNGRDESRALEQEDWLEDHIELCLTDEIYHEIKRRSAEADRKRQRARADGIKKVRAPEQRMTEVFARLQVMFPDWNTENDISDLRQIAKTIAANVTFFVTRDGEILDIAERVADQFDLEIVSPHEIILKFDQLRRNAEYRPRRLMGLDLIESKVWGEDVSARIADLIHEGHPAPEPRKQTEAKLRDLLAYPERIEFACIRAREGDLIAAYAIERVNEDIARLRLFAVTASDLGRTAARHFAHQIAVKVSGEGRRVIIAKDLVGGARVSEALSEAGFFPAGRPLGQACIAHGYTCHRRGTRN; encoded by the coding sequence ATGCCGAACCTGGTCGTGGCTGCTCCGAACTCCGAGCTGTTGACGCGCGTGCAAGAGATGTGGGGCGTGCATAGGGCGACGCTCGGATTCCTTCCCGATGGTGGGTTTGACGAGTACGCCAAGGCGGGGGCCATTATAGCAGCGGTGGACTCAGGTGGACGTCTGCTTGGGTATGTCCTTTATCGGGTGTCGCGAAAGCGCATCGCTGCAATTGCTCAATTGTGTGTCGCGCCTGACGCGCGTCGTCGCGGGATTGCTCGTCAACTTTTCGAGGGAATGAAAGAACGCGTTGCGGACTGCTACGAAATCAGCCTTTGGTGTCGTCAGGATTTTGAAGCGAATGACGTTTGGCCACGCTTGGATTTCATTCCCGTCGGGGAAAAGCCGGGACGTGGTAAAGAGCGCAAGCCGCTCACGAAATGGCGTTATGAATTGCAGCAATTACCCTTGCTCGCCGCGATATCAGCCAGTACGGCCACCGATGCCGTTGCCGTTGTAATCGATGCAAACATCTTTTTCGATCTCGATCCAGACGGTAACGGACGAGATGAATCTCGCGCGCTCGAGCAAGAGGACTGGCTTGAAGACCATATCGAACTGTGCCTGACGGACGAGATTTATCACGAAATCAAGCGTCGGAGCGCCGAGGCTGATCGCAAGCGCCAACGAGCCCGAGCGGATGGCATCAAAAAAGTCCGCGCTCCGGAGCAGCGAATGACTGAAGTCTTCGCTCGACTACAAGTGATGTTTCCTGATTGGAACACAGAAAACGACATATCGGATTTGCGGCAGATTGCGAAAACTATTGCGGCGAATGTGACTTTTTTTGTGACGCGCGATGGCGAAATCCTGGATATTGCAGAAAGAGTGGCCGATCAATTTGACCTCGAAATCGTGTCGCCTCATGAAATCATCCTGAAATTCGACCAATTAAGGCGCAATGCCGAGTATCGTCCTCGGCGTCTCATGGGGTTGGATCTCATCGAGTCCAAGGTCTGGGGGGAGGATGTCTCTGCGCGCATTGCGGATTTGATTCATGAAGGCCACCCAGCACCAGAGCCACGAAAACAAACTGAAGCAAAACTGCGCGATCTATTGGCTTACCCCGAACGCATTGAATTCGCATGCATTCGGGCACGCGAAGGGGACCTCATTGCGGCGTATGCCATCGAGCGAGTCAATGAAGACATTGCGAGGTTGCGTTTGTTCGCAGTGACCGCGTCGGACCTTGGACGCACGGCGGCTCGACATTTTGCCCATCAGATCGCGGTGAAGGTTTCGGGCGAGGGGCGGAGGGTCATCATTGCGAAAGACCTCGTAGGTGGTGCGCGGGTGAGCGAAGCACTGTCTGAAGCAGGTTTTTTTCCAGCAGGGCGCCCATTGGGTCAAGCTTGCATTGCCCATGGTTACACGTGCCACCGACGCGGTACGAGAAATTGA
- a CDS encoding ASCH domain-containing protein, producing MTSSSLFLSIKPVFANKILDGTKTIELRRIRPHVMPGQSVLIYSSSPEMSLVGRAIVENILCDTPMKLWNQVKAHAGISRPEYDAYFEGASNAIGLQLGQTKRFKVPIPLCELRARWPWFQPPQSYRFVRAEFEGNGWRVVGLEPG from the coding sequence ATGACGTCATCGTCTCTTTTCCTTTCGATCAAACCTGTGTTCGCGAACAAGATTCTCGACGGAACGAAGACTATCGAGCTGCGGCGTATTCGTCCGCACGTGATGCCAGGACAATCCGTATTGATTTACAGTAGTTCGCCGGAGATGTCGCTCGTTGGGCGAGCGATCGTTGAAAATATTTTGTGTGACACTCCGATGAAATTATGGAATCAGGTCAAAGCGCATGCGGGGATTTCGCGTCCTGAATATGATGCGTATTTCGAGGGGGCATCTAATGCGATTGGGTTGCAACTTGGACAAACAAAGCGTTTCAAGGTGCCGATTCCATTGTGCGAGCTTCGGGCACGCTGGCCATGGTTTCAGCCGCCTCAGAGCTATCGGTTCGTCCGAGCGGAGTTCGAGGGGAATGGGTGGCGGGTGGTTGGGTTGGAGCCGGGGTGA
- a CDS encoding protein kinase has protein sequence MNTQLPGAGAILGGDFRIERQLGAGGMGAVYVAEQLSTGRRRALKLMHPSLVSDAKLRERFEQEARVGAKIPSDHVVQVIAAGVDEGAGTPFIAMELLDGEDLAATVARQGALPASDVSAILEPVCHALGAAHGAGIVHRDLKPENIFLLHTHGVQRSFDVKLLDFGIAKLTAEARTMATSAVGTPLWMAPEQTDPRAKIAPTADVWPLGLLVFTMLTGRSYWRVANDPGVSIPALMREILFEPLVPASVRAVELGIETPLPAELDVWFRRCLERDPTQRFPSAKEAWEALVPVLGSESKPPAELAAIAAARGGSSDRARLEMAATAPVMGSVEMAATVPAPSLLGAPGGDEKQVAIASTGNSTGLSVGQTVPAVAPPGRSKLRTFGGMAVAAMIAVGSWQFATFRAERKLTAVQEKASTQSLPMESAAADQPLPAASVLAPDVMPSAGASAMPDAPLPKEVPSAAATAATRPKPAVVPAKPVSVPVPFDAVVAQRSVDNLAGGVKHICGRLPGPRAFSITVVFDPSGRPSGTRASGSQVAMPTVNCAKGVLMGARVPPYDASFGNGTAAAGISLD, from the coding sequence GTGAACACGCAGTTGCCCGGCGCGGGCGCAATCTTGGGCGGCGATTTTCGCATCGAACGGCAGCTCGGTGCAGGCGGCATGGGTGCCGTTTACGTCGCCGAACAGCTCAGCACAGGACGTCGTCGAGCGTTGAAGCTGATGCATCCATCGCTCGTGAGCGACGCGAAGCTGCGAGAACGGTTCGAGCAAGAAGCCCGTGTGGGAGCGAAAATTCCCAGCGATCATGTCGTGCAAGTGATCGCTGCAGGCGTCGACGAAGGAGCGGGTACGCCCTTCATCGCCATGGAGCTGCTCGATGGCGAAGACCTTGCCGCCACCGTAGCTCGACAAGGTGCTCTGCCTGCGAGCGACGTGTCTGCCATTCTGGAACCCGTGTGTCATGCGCTTGGCGCCGCGCATGGTGCGGGTATCGTGCATCGAGATCTCAAGCCTGAAAACATCTTCTTGTTACACACGCACGGCGTGCAGCGATCGTTTGACGTCAAACTGCTCGACTTCGGCATCGCCAAACTCACGGCCGAAGCACGCACGATGGCGACGAGCGCGGTGGGCACGCCCTTGTGGATGGCCCCCGAGCAAACCGATCCTCGCGCGAAAATCGCGCCCACGGCGGACGTGTGGCCCCTGGGGCTTTTGGTCTTCACGATGCTCACGGGTCGCTCGTATTGGCGTGTCGCGAATGATCCCGGCGTGAGCATTCCGGCGCTGATGCGTGAGATCCTCTTCGAGCCGCTCGTGCCGGCATCGGTGCGTGCGGTGGAGCTGGGTATCGAGACGCCGCTTCCCGCGGAGCTGGACGTGTGGTTCAGGCGGTGTCTCGAGCGCGATCCGACGCAGCGTTTTCCCTCGGCGAAAGAGGCCTGGGAGGCGCTCGTTCCGGTGCTCGGGTCCGAATCGAAGCCGCCTGCGGAGCTTGCGGCGATCGCGGCTGCTCGTGGTGGTTCGAGTGATCGCGCGCGGCTCGAAATGGCCGCGACGGCGCCTGTGATGGGAAGTGTGGAAATGGCGGCGACGGTGCCTGCGCCAAGCTTATTGGGAGCGCCTGGCGGTGATGAAAAGCAGGTAGCCATTGCGTCGACGGGGAATTCGACGGGGTTGTCCGTGGGGCAAACGGTACCCGCGGTGGCGCCGCCGGGTCGATCGAAGTTGCGGACGTTCGGGGGTATGGCCGTTGCGGCGATGATCGCGGTTGGTTCGTGGCAATTCGCGACGTTTCGAGCCGAGCGCAAGTTGACCGCGGTGCAAGAAAAAGCGTCCACGCAATCGTTGCCGATGGAATCGGCCGCGGCTGATCAGCCATTGCCGGCGGCATCTGTTTTGGCGCCTGATGTCATGCCGTCGGCGGGAGCTTCCGCTATGCCAGACGCACCATTGCCAAAGGAAGTGCCATCCGCAGCGGCGACGGCTGCGACGCGTCCCAAGCCGGCGGTAGTACCTGCCAAACCGGTTTCTGTGCCGGTGCCATTCGATGCGGTGGTTGCACAACGTTCTGTCGACAATCTAGCGGGCGGAGTGAAGCACATTTGCGGTCGATTGCCGGGACCTCGAGCTTTTTCGATTACCGTCGTATTCGACCCAAGTGGTCGTCCTTCGGGGACGCGTGCGAGCGGGTCGCAAGTGGCAATGCCTACGGTGAATTGTGCGAAGGGCGTACTGATGGGTGCGCGCGTGCCGCCGTATGACGCATCGTTTGGCAATGGAACGGCCGCGGCTGGCATTTCGCTGGATTGA